From one bacterium genomic stretch:
- a CDS encoding 2-C-methyl-D-erythritol 2,4-cyclodiphosphate synthase — protein sequence MSCPYRIGVGIDAHKFASGRPLVLGGVVIPFHLGLEAHSDGDVLTHAILDALLGAAAIGDKGRLFPPTDPQYKDVRSIELLHVAMKAVMESGYCIGNVDVSVMCEEPKIGPYREEMRDEVATALGIESAYVSIKGTTLEQMGFTGRKEGIAALATVLLYK from the coding sequence ATGAGTTGTCCGTATCGCATCGGGGTCGGAATTGATGCTCACAAGTTCGCGAGTGGAAGGCCGCTTGTGCTTGGCGGCGTCGTAATTCCGTTTCATTTAGGACTGGAAGCACACTCTGACGGGGATGTGCTCACCCATGCTATACTCGACGCGCTCCTGGGTGCCGCAGCGATTGGCGACAAGGGGCGGCTATTTCCTCCAACCGACCCCCAATACAAAGACGTAAGATCGATCGAATTGCTTCATGTTGCGATGAAGGCTGTAATGGAGTCCGGTTACTGCATTGGCAATGTTGATGTCAGTGTTATGTGCGAAGAACCGAAGATTGGACCTTATCGCGAGGAAATGCGTGACGAAGTGGCAACCGCGTTAGGCATCGAATCTGCGTACGTATCTATTAAAGGCACGACGTTGGAGCAGATGGGATTTACCGGCCGTAAAGAAGGAATTGCTGCATTGGCAACAGTGCTGCTATACAAATAG
- a CDS encoding glutamate--tRNA ligase has protein sequence MHKEVRTRYAPSPTGYLHVGGLRTALYNYLFARKMGGKLLLRVEDTDRTRLVEGAVENFLEIFDWLGIRFDEGPKVGGPHAPYVQSERLNLYQEAISTLANAGHAYACFCTPERLEQVRAEQQSRGLPPMYDRCCRKISRDDAMTRVAAGEPHVWRMAVPDSGSIEVHDVVRGDVSFEAATIDDQVLVKSDGFPTYHLANVVDDHAMQISHVIRGEEWLPSTPKHVLLYRFFGWDVPQFAHLPLLLNPDRSKMSKRSGDVAVEAYREKGILPEALLNFVALLGWHPQDEREFFSLDELVNEFSLERVNKAGAVFDHAKLRWMNTEYLARLSHDAIWDGVAPLLPSELLVESASRVRYAVVSLRPGAESFQDLASKVCEVFAAPDSSDAAFDETQLLFIGDVADALSVLPAAKWNDFEELVHEFKRSANVAAEKHGMKGKAVWMTLRLAMTGREHGAELGKLIGMWGREGTLNRLHSAVAHKLSQEPSK, from the coding sequence ATGCACAAAGAAGTCAGAACTCGATACGCTCCCAGTCCGACGGGATATCTCCATGTCGGAGGCCTAAGGACTGCACTCTACAACTACCTTTTTGCCCGCAAAATGGGAGGTAAACTCCTTTTGCGCGTTGAGGATACCGACAGAACTCGTCTGGTGGAAGGTGCTGTTGAAAACTTTCTCGAAATCTTTGACTGGCTCGGTATCCGTTTCGACGAAGGTCCGAAAGTCGGTGGCCCACACGCGCCTTATGTGCAATCGGAACGTCTAAACCTGTATCAAGAGGCGATTTCAACGCTTGCAAATGCTGGCCATGCGTACGCGTGTTTTTGCACGCCGGAACGCCTTGAACAGGTTCGCGCAGAGCAGCAATCCCGGGGGCTGCCGCCTATGTATGATCGCTGCTGCAGAAAGATCTCACGCGATGACGCAATGACACGGGTGGCTGCGGGTGAACCGCACGTTTGGCGAATGGCGGTTCCAGATAGTGGAAGTATTGAAGTTCACGATGTCGTTCGAGGAGATGTAAGTTTCGAAGCGGCGACGATTGATGATCAGGTACTTGTGAAAAGTGATGGCTTTCCCACCTATCACCTTGCCAACGTAGTTGATGACCATGCGATGCAAATTTCGCACGTTATCCGCGGCGAAGAGTGGCTGCCGTCTACTCCAAAGCACGTACTATTGTATCGCTTTTTTGGATGGGATGTCCCTCAATTTGCACATCTCCCTCTGCTGCTGAATCCCGATCGTTCGAAAATGTCCAAGCGCTCGGGCGATGTTGCCGTTGAAGCCTACCGTGAGAAGGGAATCCTGCCGGAAGCCCTGCTGAACTTCGTTGCGCTGTTGGGCTGGCATCCGCAGGATGAACGGGAGTTCTTCAGTTTGGATGAACTTGTCAACGAATTCTCCCTTGAACGCGTTAACAAGGCCGGCGCGGTCTTTGATCATGCGAAGCTGCGTTGGATGAATACAGAATATCTTGCGCGATTAAGTCATGATGCGATTTGGGACGGCGTGGCGCCTTTGCTTCCCTCAGAACTTCTTGTCGAGTCAGCGAGCCGTGTTCGTTATGCCGTTGTTTCGCTTCGCCCGGGTGCTGAGAGCTTTCAAGATCTTGCGTCCAAAGTTTGTGAAGTGTTCGCTGCCCCGGATTCAAGTGATGCCGCTTTCGATGAAACCCAGCTTCTCTTTATCGGAGATGTCGCGGACGCCCTGTCAGTTCTGCCTGCGGCAAAATGGAATGACTTTGAAGAGTTAGTTCATGAATTCAAGAGATCTGCAAACGTGGCGGCCGAAAAGCACGGCATGAAGGGCAAGGCGGTTTGGATGACCTTGAGGCTTGCCATGACCGGCAGAGAGCATGGTGCTGAGTTAGGCAAGTTGATTGGAATGTGGGGTCGCGAGGGAACATTGAACAGGCTTCACTCGGCTGTCGCCCACAAGCTCTCACAAGAGCCGTCAAAATGA
- a CDS encoding D-tyrosyl-tRNA(Tyr) deacylase, with the protein MKIVLQRVSEARVEVNGRTVGEIGIGLVILLGIAQGDSESEIDWGVNKICELRIFPDSAEKFNRSLEEVGGAVLVVSQFTLFGDIQKGRRPSFIEAAAPEVAVPLYERFVSGLRNRGITTSTGVFGAKMQVFIVNDGPVTLVIEKKMHN; encoded by the coding sequence GTGAAGATTGTACTGCAACGGGTTTCGGAAGCACGCGTCGAGGTGAACGGTCGAACTGTGGGGGAGATAGGGATCGGGCTGGTCATATTGCTTGGTATTGCACAGGGGGATTCTGAATCCGAGATTGACTGGGGTGTGAACAAGATCTGCGAGCTGCGGATCTTCCCGGATTCTGCCGAGAAGTTCAACCGTAGTCTCGAAGAGGTAGGGGGCGCGGTACTGGTCGTCAGTCAATTCACTTTGTTCGGAGACATCCAGAAAGGCAGGAGACCAAGCTTCATTGAGGCTGCGGCTCCGGAAGTCGCCGTTCCACTTTATGAGAGGTTTGTATCTGGTCTGAGAAACAGAGGCATTACAACTTCCACTGGAGTATTCGGCGCGAAAATGCAGGTTTTTATTGTAAATGACGGCCCGGTGACTTTAGTTATCGAGAAGAAAATGCATAACTAA
- the ribD gene encoding bifunctional diaminohydroxyphosphoribosylaminopyrimidine deaminase/5-amino-6-(5-phosphoribosylamino)uracil reductase RibD, protein MTEKRRKLAEDEKFMQFALRMAVKGAGCVSPNPMVGAIAVKDGKVLAKAYHKRFGDMHAETSLLSKLAPQQANGATIYVNLEPCCHHGKTAPCTSALISAGVKRVVIAQQDPNPLVNGKGMEQLRNAGIDVLCGVCESEARRLNAPFNTFITAGRPWILLKVAQSIDGRIALANGQSRWITGESSRTEVHRIRTRLDAVLVGVQTIIDDDPELNVRLAKGRNPIRVIADSRLRIPESSRVLAHKDKKRTWILTTDGVDDKKIGRLKKAGVSVIVCAAAPNGRVDFNDALRRLAELNVASILVEGGGTIHAALLSENLWDELIVAIAPIIIGSEGRPGIGELNLTLLENAPRFKVHKTEQFEEDYWFYLERNVYGNC, encoded by the coding sequence TTGACGGAGAAGCGGCGAAAGCTCGCCGAAGACGAAAAGTTCATGCAATTTGCCCTTCGGATGGCCGTAAAGGGTGCTGGTTGTGTCAGCCCGAATCCGATGGTCGGAGCCATCGCCGTTAAGGACGGGAAAGTACTTGCCAAGGCATATCACAAAAGATTTGGCGATATGCATGCTGAGACCTCCCTGCTTAGCAAGCTTGCGCCGCAACAGGCAAATGGCGCAACGATTTATGTCAATCTTGAACCATGCTGCCATCATGGGAAAACCGCTCCCTGCACGTCGGCACTGATTTCGGCTGGTGTCAAACGCGTAGTTATCGCGCAGCAGGACCCTAATCCTCTGGTCAATGGCAAAGGCATGGAGCAGCTTAGAAACGCAGGTATTGATGTATTGTGCGGCGTCTGCGAAAGTGAAGCCCGCCGTTTGAACGCACCGTTTAATACTTTCATCACTGCTGGCCGTCCGTGGATTCTACTGAAAGTTGCTCAAAGTATTGACGGTCGAATCGCACTTGCAAACGGTCAATCAAGGTGGATAACGGGCGAATCCTCTAGAACGGAAGTGCACAGAATCAGAACAAGACTTGACGCCGTTCTGGTCGGTGTGCAAACTATTATTGACGATGATCCGGAACTGAACGTAAGGCTTGCGAAAGGCCGAAATCCCATCCGTGTAATCGCAGACTCCAGGCTTAGAATCCCAGAATCATCGCGAGTTCTCGCACATAAAGACAAGAAGAGAACATGGATTCTTACAACTGACGGTGTTGATGACAAAAAGATCGGCAGACTCAAGAAGGCCGGAGTCTCCGTTATTGTATGTGCCGCCGCGCCGAATGGCAGGGTGGACTTCAATGATGCTTTGCGCCGGCTTGCTGAATTAAACGTCGCGTCCATTCTTGTCGAGGGCGGCGGTACGATTCACGCAGCATTACTGTCGGAAAATCTGTGGGATGAGTTGATTGTTGCAATAGCGCCAATCATTATCGGTTCTGAGGGACGCCCTGGAATTGGTGAACTTAATTTGACTTTATTAGAAAATGCTCCGCGGTTCAAAGTACACAAGACGGAGCAGTTTGAAGAAGATTATTGGTTCTATTTGGAGAGAAATGTTTACGGGAATTGTTGA
- the ispD gene encoding 2-C-methyl-D-erythritol 4-phosphate cytidylyltransferase, whose amino-acid sequence MSYALLIPAAGKGERFGGELPKALTPVNGKPLIWWSLKCFVQDSRLEEVSIAAPDEYISAIAESVGDFVEIVRISVISGGLTRQDSVGQALFNLKSGADNVLVHDAARPAISRDVIDRVVEGLDHNVAVVPGLPVTDTVKRVDKNLTVRETLNREVLFAVQTPQGIRLREFQRAHRMAKEHQIQCTDDAALIEYFQLGSVKVVFGDPQNIKLTLPHDLPRVETFLRDIPSN is encoded by the coding sequence TTGAGTTACGCACTGTTGATTCCGGCTGCCGGGAAAGGGGAGCGATTCGGCGGCGAACTGCCAAAAGCATTAACGCCGGTAAACGGAAAGCCTCTAATTTGGTGGTCGCTAAAATGCTTCGTTCAGGATTCGAGATTAGAGGAGGTCTCAATCGCAGCGCCGGATGAGTATATTTCGGCAATTGCAGAGTCAGTGGGAGACTTTGTTGAGATTGTACGAATCTCGGTGATCAGTGGTGGATTGACCCGCCAGGATTCAGTTGGCCAAGCGCTCTTCAATCTGAAGTCCGGTGCGGATAACGTACTTGTGCATGATGCTGCCAGACCTGCAATATCAAGAGACGTGATTGACAGGGTTGTGGAAGGTCTTGACCATAACGTTGCTGTCGTTCCGGGGCTGCCGGTGACAGACACCGTTAAGAGAGTCGACAAGAACTTGACGGTGCGTGAGACATTGAATCGTGAGGTGTTGTTTGCTGTGCAAACGCCGCAGGGGATAAGGTTGCGCGAATTCCAGCGTGCTCACCGGATGGCCAAGGAACATCAGATTCAATGCACTGACGACGCTGCGCTGATTGAGTATTTTCAGCTTGGATCCGTCAAAGTTGTTTTTGGCGATCCGCAAAACATCAAGCTTACGCTTCCGCACGATCTTCCCCGCGTCGAAACATTTTTGCGTGACATTCCCTCAAATTAG
- a CDS encoding riboflavin synthase, with translation MFTGIVETVGQVAEIHDGIEFRKIRITGPDWIKSLNVGSSLAINGCCTTSIPDKSEGFTCELMRITLEKTSLGKLVLGSEVNLERPLKFGAELGGHLVQGHVDGLGKVVSIVEDGDNRVFEFQLPAELMKYVVHTGSIAVDGVSLTAAEVKQQSVVIGIIPHTYRNTVFHNYMVGDPVNIEVDMVGKYIEKLLPEKLRAL, from the coding sequence ATGTTTACGGGAATTGTTGAAACCGTAGGTCAGGTCGCGGAGATACATGACGGAATAGAATTCAGAAAAATCCGCATTACCGGTCCGGATTGGATTAAGAGCTTGAATGTCGGTTCAAGCCTTGCCATAAATGGTTGTTGCACGACGTCGATACCTGACAAATCGGAAGGATTTACCTGCGAATTGATGCGAATAACCCTGGAAAAGACCTCGCTGGGTAAATTGGTGCTTGGCAGCGAAGTGAATCTTGAAAGGCCTTTGAAATTTGGTGCCGAGTTAGGTGGTCATCTCGTGCAGGGTCATGTTGATGGTCTCGGCAAAGTAGTTTCAATTGTCGAGGATGGAGACAATCGTGTCTTTGAATTCCAATTGCCTGCCGAGCTGATGAAGTATGTTGTTCACACAGGCTCCATTGCCGTGGACGGTGTCTCGCTTACGGCAGCGGAGGTGAAGCAGCAATCTGTCGTTATTGGCATCATTCCGCACACATATCGGAACACCGTTTTTCATAATTACATGGTCGGTGACCCGGTCAACATTGAGGTTGACATGGTTGGTAAGTACATTGAGAAGCTGTTGCCGGAAAAGCTGCGAGCGCTGTGA
- a CDS encoding WD40 repeat domain-containing protein, which translates to MLCLWLVMLIVTSCREKDNGCDDCGQLTPPYGVIASATEGQLTFFDLVDLHVIRHAVMPGWATACELLPSGVTLVATDNDVGALSLFYLPEVNRFEQVDIAGTPVDLRVARSSLTAHLLTHNSRYYRISFANIQVDTVETGIEPRRLKMRPGDQWTWIACPGDSTVRIVKEQGFFEESRVRFNGPCTDIEFSPDGALVYCALPSSDQLMILDAADGEVLDSLGMFGSVVDLGISTDGQYLMAVDSTRGDARIYDLFNGSSSDLRCGTSAVRVRYSQASGAFFVVCPRQSMVVRVSPETSPPEVQDTLFVQPIPQCMSFLE; encoded by the coding sequence TTGCTTTGCCTGTGGCTTGTCATGTTGATAGTGACAAGTTGCCGCGAAAAGGACAACGGTTGCGACGATTGCGGTCAGCTGACACCTCCGTATGGCGTTATTGCCAGTGCGACTGAGGGACAGCTGACTTTTTTTGACCTGGTCGATCTTCATGTCATTCGACATGCTGTTATGCCCGGCTGGGCGACCGCTTGTGAGTTGCTTCCGTCCGGTGTCACTCTCGTCGCGACGGACAATGACGTGGGTGCACTTTCTCTGTTCTATTTGCCCGAAGTCAATCGATTCGAACAGGTCGACATCGCAGGCACTCCCGTGGACCTCAGGGTTGCGCGCAGTTCACTGACAGCACATCTTCTGACTCACAACTCCCGCTACTACCGAATTTCATTTGCGAATATTCAAGTGGATACCGTCGAAACCGGGATAGAACCCCGACGATTGAAAATGCGCCCCGGTGACCAATGGACGTGGATCGCTTGCCCCGGAGACAGCACCGTCCGGATTGTAAAGGAACAAGGCTTCTTTGAGGAGTCCCGTGTCCGCTTCAACGGACCCTGCACGGACATTGAATTCTCGCCTGACGGGGCTCTCGTCTATTGTGCGTTGCCTTCGTCAGATCAGTTGATGATTCTAGATGCAGCGGACGGTGAAGTTCTCGATTCACTCGGTATGTTTGGTTCTGTGGTTGATCTAGGAATCTCGACGGACGGTCAATACTTGATGGCAGTTGACTCGACCCGCGGTGACGCCAGAATCTATGATCTGTTTAACGGAAGTTCGAGCGACTTGCGTTGTGGTACAAGCGCTGTCAGAGTGCGTTATTCGCAAGCAAGCGGCGCATTTTTTGTCGTCTGCCCGCGTCAGAGTATGGTCGTCAGAGTAAGTCCTGAGACCTCACCTCCGGAAGTCCAGGATACTTTGTTTGTGCAGCCGATACCGCAGTGTATGTCGTTTCTGGAGTGA
- the ribA gene encoding GTP cyclohydrolase II yields MSNNNHKHGLLDTFEEGLRDIAAGKMVIVVDDEDRENEGDLVMASSFVTPEAVNFMATYGRGMICICLTSERCAELNLRQQVTENTAKLGTAFTESVDYLHGTTTGISAFDRAKTIRAMIDPETSPADLGRPGHIHPLRAHPGGVLGRPGQTEATVDLARLAGLYPSGVLCEIMGDDGRMLRGEGLRAYANRHGLKIISVEQIAIHRAQTESFMEERVRVPFPTKFGEFKLVHFVDTIKGEDHLAIVKEPLEVTRPVLVRAHSECLTGDVFGSSRCDCGAQLESALSRMEREGSGVLVYLRQEGRGIGLAAKLQAYKLQDSGLDTVEANLKLGFKADQRGYANCAQILKQLGIRQVRLITNNPAKLSDLKKFGIDVVERVPASSEPTKSNRKYLAAKRDKLGHLIELK; encoded by the coding sequence ATGAGTAACAATAACCATAAGCACGGTCTCCTTGATACGTTTGAGGAAGGCTTGCGCGACATAGCAGCCGGTAAAATGGTGATTGTCGTGGACGATGAAGATCGCGAGAATGAAGGTGATCTGGTCATGGCAAGCTCATTTGTCACACCTGAGGCCGTGAATTTCATGGCCACTTACGGACGTGGGATGATCTGCATTTGTCTGACCTCCGAGCGCTGCGCGGAGCTGAATCTGCGTCAGCAAGTCACCGAAAATACCGCTAAACTCGGCACGGCGTTTACCGAATCTGTCGATTACCTGCACGGTACAACTACCGGAATTTCGGCGTTTGATCGGGCGAAAACGATTCGCGCAATGATTGATCCTGAAACGTCCCCTGCAGATTTGGGAAGACCGGGTCACATTCATCCACTGCGCGCGCATCCAGGTGGCGTCTTAGGCCGGCCGGGCCAAACCGAAGCCACCGTGGATCTTGCGCGGCTCGCAGGATTGTATCCTTCAGGAGTGCTCTGCGAAATCATGGGGGACGATGGAAGGATGCTCAGGGGTGAGGGTCTGCGAGCCTATGCGAATCGTCACGGCCTGAAAATTATTTCGGTTGAGCAGATTGCAATTCACAGGGCACAAACCGAGTCTTTCATGGAAGAACGTGTTCGAGTACCGTTTCCAACGAAATTCGGTGAGTTCAAGCTCGTCCATTTTGTCGATACCATAAAAGGTGAGGATCACCTTGCGATTGTCAAAGAGCCGCTCGAGGTGACCAGGCCGGTACTCGTTCGCGCTCACTCGGAATGTCTGACGGGCGATGTTTTTGGAAGTTCTCGTTGCGATTGCGGCGCACAGCTTGAGTCTGCATTGTCTCGTATGGAGAGAGAAGGATCAGGTGTGCTCGTTTACTTGCGGCAGGAAGGGCGCGGGATAGGCTTGGCAGCCAAGCTGCAGGCCTACAAACTTCAGGATAGCGGTCTTGACACTGTTGAGGCAAATCTCAAACTTGGATTCAAGGCCGACCAACGAGGATACGCGAACTGTGCGCAAATCCTGAAGCAGCTTGGAATCCGTCAGGTGCGGCTGATCACCAATAATCCGGCAAAACTTTCGGATCTCAAGAAATTTGGAATTGACGTAGTCGAGCGCGTGCCTGCATCAAGCGAACCAACAAAAAGTAACAGAAAATATCTGGCAGCTAAGCGTGACAAACTCGGTCACTTGATTGAATTAAAGTAG
- the queA gene encoding tRNA preQ1(34) S-adenosylmethionine ribosyltransferase-isomerase QueA, with protein sequence MPVTSAVYEPRGVQTIPRLSDFKYNLPEKLIAQTPLERRDMSRMLVVDRETKEFRDESFADIGNYLNKGDVVVVNSTRVFPARLFGYKEKTEAEIEVFLLRKLTEELWEVLVKPARKVRTGNNIIIGDEVVCEVIDNTTSGGRVVRFHYEGDFAALVEKYGKPPLPPYIRREPTPDDKERYQTIFAEESGAVAAPTAGLHFTKEMVAKLKKKGVEFVPIVLHVGLGTFRPVQVEDLSRHRMDSEYYEVTQNAVDTVNGAIERGNRIIAIGTSVTRTLETVANFSGGIKAQSGWTDKFIYPPYHFKVVDRLLTNFHLPGSTLLMLVSAFSDREFIMKAYRHAVKEKYRFYSYGDCMLII encoded by the coding sequence ATGCCCGTTACTTCCGCTGTCTATGAACCGCGTGGTGTGCAGACAATCCCGCGTCTTTCGGACTTCAAGTACAATCTGCCCGAGAAGCTGATTGCGCAGACTCCGTTAGAGCGTCGCGATATGTCCCGCATGCTTGTTGTTGATCGCGAAACAAAGGAGTTTCGTGATGAGTCTTTTGCCGACATCGGAAACTACCTGAATAAGGGCGATGTCGTTGTCGTCAATTCCACTCGTGTTTTTCCGGCACGTCTGTTCGGCTACAAGGAAAAGACGGAGGCCGAAATTGAGGTCTTTCTGTTGCGAAAGCTTACAGAAGAACTGTGGGAAGTTCTGGTCAAACCGGCAAGAAAAGTCCGAACCGGGAATAACATTATCATCGGCGATGAAGTTGTCTGCGAAGTAATCGACAATACGACGAGCGGTGGAAGAGTGGTCCGGTTTCATTATGAGGGAGACTTTGCCGCGCTCGTTGAAAAATACGGCAAGCCGCCGCTGCCTCCGTATATTCGCCGCGAACCCACTCCAGATGACAAAGAGCGCTACCAGACGATTTTTGCTGAAGAATCTGGCGCTGTTGCCGCACCAACGGCCGGACTGCATTTCACGAAGGAAATGGTTGCCAAGTTGAAGAAGAAGGGCGTTGAATTCGTTCCAATCGTCCTGCACGTCGGATTAGGAACTTTCAGGCCGGTTCAAGTCGAAGATCTATCGCGCCACAGGATGGATTCTGAATACTATGAAGTCACGCAAAACGCAGTGGACACAGTGAACGGGGCTATAGAGCGCGGAAATCGAATCATTGCCATCGGAACTTCTGTTACCAGAACACTGGAAACTGTCGCCAACTTCAGCGGCGGTATTAAGGCGCAAAGCGGCTGGACGGACAAGTTTATCTATCCGCCCTATCATTTCAAGGTCGTTGACAGGCTGTTGACCAATTTTCACCTGCCAGGTTCAACGCTTCTGATGCTTGTCTCGGCTTTCAGTGACCGTGAGTTCATTATGAAGGCATATCGCCATGCCGTGAAGGAGAAGTATCGCTTTTACAGTTACGGCGACTGCATGCTCATCATTTGA
- a CDS encoding D-alanine--D-alanine ligase produces MRILVVCGGRTSERVVSLASGDAVATWIKELGHDVWKYDPEKPGRVVEATARMAPSSIGVDAPSTVGDVAFSPNIVRGLIDVLSSRDIDLVFPILHGGYGEDGTLQALLEWVGMPYTGSGPRSCALAMHKPTAKALMANAGVPVAKGFSVRYDEYTNHEQVTERIETELGYPVVVKPESGGSTVGLSVVNSAEELLPALSAVREQNDNALIEKLFVGREIAATVIDGQAFPLVEIRPKQGIYDYTNKYTAGRTDYFCPAELSDEMTEKVHAAAAAVFRALDARGFARVDFLVNETGFICLELNSLPGMTATSLVPKSAKAFGLTEKELIAKIIACAWRTVRIPAH; encoded by the coding sequence ATGAGAATACTAGTCGTTTGCGGCGGTAGAACTTCTGAACGTGTTGTTTCGCTGGCCTCCGGAGATGCGGTCGCAACCTGGATTAAGGAACTCGGTCATGACGTATGGAAATACGACCCGGAAAAACCAGGGCGCGTTGTTGAGGCCACAGCACGTATGGCACCATCGTCAATCGGAGTTGACGCCCCCTCGACAGTTGGTGACGTCGCGTTTTCGCCAAATATTGTACGGGGTTTGATTGACGTGCTGTCATCGAGAGATATTGATCTGGTGTTTCCGATTCTGCATGGCGGATACGGTGAAGATGGGACGCTGCAAGCTCTGCTCGAATGGGTGGGAATGCCTTACACAGGTAGTGGACCGCGCAGCTGTGCGCTGGCCATGCACAAGCCGACCGCGAAAGCACTGATGGCAAACGCGGGCGTTCCTGTAGCCAAAGGCTTCAGCGTCCGATACGATGAGTACACGAATCATGAACAAGTTACTGAGCGAATTGAAACCGAACTCGGGTATCCGGTTGTTGTAAAGCCCGAAAGCGGCGGTTCAACTGTCGGGCTGTCCGTGGTCAATTCCGCCGAAGAGCTTCTGCCGGCGCTTTCCGCTGTCCGTGAACAAAATGACAATGCCTTGATAGAAAAACTGTTTGTAGGTCGTGAGATTGCTGCAACCGTCATCGACGGCCAAGCATTTCCTCTTGTTGAAATACGACCGAAACAGGGAATCTACGACTACACAAACAAGTACACGGCGGGCCGCACCGACTATTTCTGTCCGGCAGAGTTGTCTGATGAGATGACCGAGAAGGTGCATGCCGCGGCCGCAGCAGTCTTTCGGGCACTCGACGCGCGAGGATTTGCCAGAGTTGACTTTTTGGTCAACGAGACGGGTTTTATCTGCCTCGAATTGAATTCTTTGCCGGGTATGACGGCAACATCTCTTGTGCCAAAGTCCGCTAAGGCATTCGGACTGACCGAAAAAGAGTTAATCGCGAAAATAATTGCGTGTGCTTGGCGGACAGTCCGGATTCCGGCGCATTGA
- the ruvB gene encoding Holliday junction branch migration DNA helicase RuvB yields the protein MPRLIEPVLQEDEVVVEQSLRPSSFGEFVGQQRVKEQLSVFLRAARERGEALDHCLFYGPPGLGKTTLSHIIAKEMGTQVRVTTGPVLERPADLAGLLTNLQHGDVLFVDEIHRLSSTVEEYLYPAMEDYRLDILIDKGAAARTLQLNLNRFTLVGATTRAGLLSSPLRSRFGVTLRLDYYSAEELVEILRRTALLIGVTCTEEGLFEIASRSRGTPRVANRLLRRVRDVAQVGGVSTVTPALAKEALRLLEIDDFGLDDLDKRLMLALLEKFRGGPVGLGTLAVTVGEDEGTLEELCEPYLIRQGFLERTSRGRQATIRAFEHFGVRRSTADQTRLL from the coding sequence ATGCCCCGACTTATTGAACCCGTCTTACAGGAAGACGAAGTTGTCGTTGAACAGAGTCTGAGGCCATCAAGCTTCGGGGAGTTTGTGGGGCAACAACGGGTCAAAGAGCAGCTTTCAGTCTTTCTACGAGCGGCAAGGGAGCGCGGTGAAGCACTTGATCATTGCCTGTTTTATGGACCGCCTGGACTCGGAAAGACGACGCTTTCTCATATTATCGCGAAGGAAATGGGAACCCAGGTCCGAGTCACGACCGGACCTGTTCTCGAGCGTCCGGCTGACCTTGCAGGATTACTGACGAATCTTCAGCACGGTGACGTCCTTTTTGTTGACGAGATACACCGTTTGAGTTCTACGGTCGAAGAGTACTTGTATCCGGCAATGGAAGATTACAGGCTGGACATTCTCATTGACAAGGGTGCTGCGGCTCGGACTCTGCAGCTCAACTTGAACAGGTTTACCCTTGTTGGTGCCACGACTCGCGCCGGGCTGCTTTCTTCTCCACTCCGCTCAAGGTTTGGAGTGACGCTGCGGCTTGACTATTACTCTGCTGAAGAGCTTGTGGAGATCCTGCGGCGGACGGCGCTGCTGATAGGTGTTACGTGCACAGAAGAGGGTCTATTTGAGATCGCTTCCAGATCACGGGGCACTCCGCGAGTGGCCAATCGCCTTTTGAGACGAGTCCGTGACGTGGCGCAGGTTGGAGGAGTCAGCACGGTTACGCCCGCACTTGCGAAAGAGGCCCTGCGACTTCTTGAGATCGATGACTTTGGACTGGACGATTTGGACAAACGGCTGATGCTTGCCCTTCTTGAGAAATTTAGAGGGGGACCTGTCGGCCTCGGAACGCTTGCTGTAACGGTCGGGGAAGATGAAGGAACTCTCGAAGAGTTGTGCGAACCCTATCTGATCCGGCAGGGTTTCTTGGAACGGACTTCCCGCGGACGTCAAGCCACCATCCGCGCATTTGAACACTTTGGTGTGCGCCGCAGTACTGCGGATCAGACACGCCTGCTTTAA